A stretch of DNA from Planctomycetota bacterium:
TCCTTCGCGACAGCGACAAACCGGCCGATGGGGGTTTCGATGATCGCTTCTTCCGTCATTACTTTTCCCTACTCCCATTCGATCGTCGCGGGCGGTTTCGACGAGATGTCGTAGACCACGCGGTTGACGCCCCGGACTTCGTTGATTATGCGGTTGCTCATCGTCGCGAGCACGTCGTACGGCAGCCGCGCCCAGTCGGCAGTCATGAAGTCCTTGCTCTCGACAGCACGGATTGCGATGACGCTTTCGTAGCTGCGACCATCGCCCATGACGCCGACGGTACCGATCGGCAGCAACACGGCGAACACCTGCGCGGTGCTGCGGTAAAGCCTGGCGGCGGTCAGTTCGTCAAGCACGATCTCGTCCGCTTGTCGTAAGACGTGAAGCCGCTCCTCGGTGATGTCGCCCATGACCCGCACGGCCAATCCCGGCCCGGGGAACGGGTGCCGCCAGACCAAGTGCTCGGGTAACCCCAGAACCTCGCCAACCCTCCGCACCTCGTCTTTGAACAACTCACGCAACGGTTCAACGAGCTCGAAGCCGAGCTCCTCGGGCAAACCGCCGACGTTGTGGTGCAGCTTGATGTTGGCCGATGTCCCCGCATAGCCATGGCCCGACTCGATCACGTCGGGGTACAGCGTGCCCTGTGCGAGGAACCGCGCGTCGGGGATCTCGTCGGCGTGCTGCTTGAACACGTCGATGAACGTCTTGCCGATGATCTTGCGTTTCTCCTGCGGATCGGTCACGCCGGCCAGTCCGTCGAGGAACACCTTTTCCGCGTCGGCCACCCGCAGGTCGATGTGGAAGTGATCGCGGAACGTCGACTCGACGAGCTGCTTCTCCTTGTTTCGCAGCAGGCCGTTGTCGACGAAGATGCAAACGAGTTGGTCGCCGATCGCCTTGTGCAGCAAGGCTGCGGTGACCGAGGAATCGACGCCGCCGGACAGGCCGCAAATGACCGTCGCGTCGCCGACCTGAGCGCGGACATTTTCGACGGTCACGTCGACGAAGTTCGCCATCCGCCACAGACCCGAACAGCCGCAGATGTCATAGAGGAAGTTGCTGAAAAGCTGCTCGCCACGTGGCGTGTGTGTGACCTCCGGGTGAAACTGCACACCCCAGATCGGCTTGCCCCGGTAGGCCGCGGCGGCGAACGGACATGTGTCGGTTGCCGCGACACTGTCCCATTGATCACCAAGTTCCTGCACCTGATCGGCGTGGCTCATCCACACCGTCATGTCCGGCGGCAGCCCTTTCATCAACTTGGATTGTGCGTCCTTGAGCGTGAGCTTGGCCCGGCCGTACTCGCGGGCCTCGGCCGATTCGACCTTGCCGCCGAGCAGTGTGGCGGCCAGCTGGAATCCGTAGCAAATCCCCAGCACGGGCACGCCGAGTTCGAAGATCGCCGGGTCACACTGCGGTGCGCCGCCTTCACCGACGCTGCTGGGTCCGCCACTGAGGATGATGCCCTTGATCGACGGATCGCGCAGCGCTTCGGCCGGCGTATCAGGCCGCATCAACTCGCTGTACACCCCCGCCTCGCGCACCCGCCTGCAGATCAGCTGCGCATACTGCGAACCGAAATCCAACACCGGAACCCGCTCGGCATGCACCTTGTCGTGTGGGGAAGACGCTTCCATCGGTCGATGCTATCGACGCACCCGGCAGATTGCACTTCTGTCCCAACGCCGCCACCAGTTGGACCTCGGCTACTGTCCGGCCGATGTCCCGCAAACGCTCCGACGTTTCGCCTGATCGGCTCGCCGAA
This window harbors:
- the guaA gene encoding glutamine-hydrolyzing GMP synthase, coding for MEASSPHDKVHAERVPVLDFGSQYAQLICRRVREAGVYSELMRPDTPAEALRDPSIKGIILSGGPSSVGEGGAPQCDPAIFELGVPVLGICYGFQLAATLLGGKVESAEAREYGRAKLTLKDAQSKLMKGLPPDMTVWMSHADQVQELGDQWDSVAATDTCPFAAAAYRGKPIWGVQFHPEVTHTPRGEQLFSNFLYDICGCSGLWRMANFVDVTVENVRAQVGDATVICGLSGGVDSSVTAALLHKAIGDQLVCIFVDNGLLRNKEKQLVESTFRDHFHIDLRVADAEKVFLDGLAGVTDPQEKRKIIGKTFIDVFKQHADEIPDARFLAQGTLYPDVIESGHGYAGTSANIKLHHNVGGLPEELGFELVEPLRELFKDEVRRVGEVLGLPEHLVWRHPFPGPGLAVRVMGDITEERLHVLRQADEIVLDELTAARLYRSTAQVFAVLLPIGTVGVMGDGRSYESVIAIRAVESKDFMTADWARLPYDVLATMSNRIINEVRGVNRVVYDISSKPPATIEWE